A part of Paenibacillus sp. sptzw28 genomic DNA contains:
- a CDS encoding glycoside hydrolase family 68 protein, with the protein MKKGFKLGKLILCSTILASSLAAASVSATVSDDYTAIWSRQQAEKVALTQQNTAPEVDMDFDLVAPDQWVWDTWPLQNRDGSLAIVKGYKVAFALVAPRSLGWGERHTHARIGMFFSKNGKDWTYAGIPYNYDKALGHMQWAGTAMLDENDKVHLFYTATSDMNANGGKEWNEDGWVQRAEQRIAKTTFDISADKDGVHLTNEGEHKLILQADGKYYETIQQFQSHGNIITAFRDPFFFQDPNTGKEYIIFEGQAGSNYSLKPENIGDEEYRKTHSVPERSEMYNGNIGIAEVLDHDITKLKLLPPLVESIGTNHQLERPHVVVNGDEYYLFTISHTFTYAPGLTGPDGVYGFYGKGGIRADYKPMNDSGLVIANPASKPYQAYSWMVLPNQQVISFINEPKDENGNVQFGGTFAATLKISLNGDKSAVVKEGKAGEIKPFGANR; encoded by the coding sequence ATGAAAAAAGGATTTAAATTGGGGAAATTGATTTTATGTTCGACGATTCTTGCAAGCAGTCTGGCCGCTGCCTCCGTTTCGGCGACCGTTTCGGACGATTACACCGCAATCTGGTCGCGTCAACAAGCGGAGAAAGTAGCCCTCACGCAACAGAACACAGCTCCTGAGGTAGACATGGACTTCGATCTGGTTGCGCCGGATCAATGGGTTTGGGATACGTGGCCGCTGCAGAACCGGGACGGTTCTCTGGCCATCGTAAAAGGATACAAGGTCGCGTTTGCATTGGTCGCGCCGCGCAGCTTGGGTTGGGGCGAGCGCCATACGCATGCAAGAATCGGCATGTTCTTCTCGAAGAACGGCAAAGACTGGACCTATGCCGGAATTCCTTACAACTATGATAAAGCCTTAGGCCATATGCAGTGGGCGGGGACGGCTATGCTGGACGAGAACGACAAAGTTCACCTCTTCTACACGGCAACCAGCGATATGAACGCAAATGGCGGTAAAGAATGGAATGAAGACGGATGGGTGCAAAGAGCGGAGCAGCGCATCGCCAAGACTACTTTCGACATTAGCGCCGATAAAGACGGCGTGCATCTCACGAACGAAGGCGAACACAAACTCATTCTTCAAGCGGACGGCAAATATTACGAAACAATTCAACAATTCCAAAGCCATGGCAATATCATTACGGCGTTCCGTGATCCGTTCTTCTTCCAGGACCCGAATACCGGCAAAGAGTACATTATTTTTGAAGGCCAGGCCGGCAGCAACTATTCTTTGAAACCTGAAAACATCGGCGACGAGGAATACCGCAAAACCCATTCCGTTCCGGAAAGATCGGAAATGTACAACGGCAATATCGGTATTGCGGAAGTGCTTGACCACGATATCACCAAATTGAAACTGCTGCCGCCGCTGGTCGAATCGATTGGTACCAACCATCAATTGGAGCGTCCGCATGTTGTCGTAAACGGCGATGAGTATTACCTGTTCACGATCAGCCACACGTTCACTTACGCACCTGGCCTGACCGGTCCGGACGGCGTGTACGGCTTCTACGGCAAAGGCGGAATCCGCGCCGACTACAAGCCGATGAACGACAGCGGCCTTGTCATCGCCAACCCGGCCAGCAAACCGTATCAAGCGTATTCCTGGATGGTGCTCCCGAATCAGCAGGTGATCAGCTTCATTAACGAACCGAAAGACGAGAACGGCAATGTCCAGTTCGGCGGCACCTTCGCGGCAACGCTGAAAATTAGTCTGAACGGCGACAAATCGGCAGTTGTTAAGGAAGGCAAAGCAGGAGAAATCAAACCGTTCGGCGCAAACCGCTAA
- a CDS encoding carbohydrate ABC transporter permease, with protein sequence MSAFAGRKLTLGSALILVLTGLFVIAFLFPYVYLVMTSLKPPSEVISSSPTLFPSVFTFDNFRKMFEVLPIGKYFGNSFFTAIFSTIISVFLGSLAAYGLSRFSSRLGNLFLLLTLAVRMVPLISVAIPMYRIINQLGIYDTKLALILVYTSINIPFVIWMMIGFFDGLPKELDESARVDGCSRFGAFMRIILPISLPGLATTSIFSYMLSWNDFLMALMMTSTSAKTLPVGLSEFLTAYNLDLGPMTAAAVTFSFPVMVFSFLIQRYIVSGMTMGAVKE encoded by the coding sequence ATGAGTGCATTCGCCGGCCGGAAACTGACGCTTGGTTCCGCATTGATCCTCGTTTTAACGGGACTGTTTGTAATCGCCTTTTTGTTTCCGTATGTTTATTTGGTCATGACTTCCCTGAAACCTCCGTCAGAGGTTATTTCCTCTTCACCGACATTGTTTCCTTCGGTATTCACATTCGACAATTTTCGGAAGATGTTTGAAGTTCTTCCGATTGGAAAGTACTTTGGCAACAGTTTTTTTACCGCAATTTTCAGCACAATCATAAGTGTTTTTCTTGGATCGCTAGCCGCATACGGTTTATCCCGGTTTTCCTCCCGCTTAGGAAATTTGTTCTTATTGCTGACGTTGGCCGTCCGTATGGTGCCTTTGATCAGTGTAGCGATTCCCATGTACCGGATCATCAACCAGCTGGGCATTTACGACACGAAGCTGGCGCTGATCCTTGTGTATACCAGCATTAACATCCCATTTGTGATTTGGATGATGATCGGATTTTTTGATGGATTGCCCAAGGAGCTGGATGAGTCGGCCCGTGTGGACGGCTGCAGCAGATTCGGGGCGTTCATGAGAATCATTCTGCCGATTTCGCTTCCGGGACTGGCTACGACCTCCATCTTCAGCTATATGCTCTCGTGGAATGATTTTCTGATGGCACTCATGATGACGAGCACTTCCGCCAAAACCTTGCCTGTCGGCCTATCCGAATTTTTGACCGCGTACAACCTTGATTTAGGGCCAATGACTGCGGCGGCGGTCACTTTCAGTTTTCCTGTCATGGTCTTCTCATTCCTGATTCAAAGATATATTGTGAGCGGAATGACGATGGGAGCGGTTAAGGAATGA
- a CDS encoding glycoside hydrolase family 172 protein → MNFWQPNSPLGGLPLIKNASTLRESSWDRTGGNRDFKVVEPGETFVVADIKGSGCIKHIWMTTRCYAPKYLRKLVIEMYWDGEENPSVRVPLGDFFGIGHATCKHFVSLPLSMVTGEKRGPKGPFSAAMNSYFPMPFAGGAIIKIINESESKIENLFYYIDYELTDEPLTDDVGRFHAQWNLENPCEKVVYESELENPAPWDLPGINLTGEDNYVILDAEGKGHYVGCVLNIDNFDASNQEFTWPGEGDDMIFIDGEVWPPSLHGTGTEDYFNAAWGFPSGEYAAPYHGISLGSDVQEHFGKWSLYRFHIEDPVRFRKSIKVTIEHGHANDQGNEFSSVAYWYQLEPHKPLDPLPPVEQRLPRRWPEHGLWDR, encoded by the coding sequence ATGAATTTTTGGCAACCGAACAGTCCGCTGGGTGGACTGCCCCTGATCAAAAATGCAAGCACCCTTCGCGAATCAAGCTGGGACCGCACGGGAGGGAACCGCGATTTTAAAGTGGTCGAGCCCGGAGAAACATTTGTCGTTGCAGATATCAAGGGGTCGGGATGCATTAAGCATATCTGGATGACGACCCGCTGCTATGCTCCTAAATATCTGAGAAAGCTTGTTATTGAAATGTATTGGGACGGAGAAGAAAATCCAAGCGTAAGGGTGCCTCTTGGCGATTTTTTCGGGATTGGACATGCCACCTGCAAGCATTTCGTTTCCCTGCCGCTCAGTATGGTCACCGGTGAGAAACGAGGTCCCAAAGGACCGTTCAGCGCTGCAATGAACAGCTACTTTCCGATGCCGTTTGCGGGCGGCGCAATTATTAAAATCATTAATGAAAGCGAATCCAAAATCGAGAACCTCTTTTATTACATCGATTATGAGCTTACCGATGAGCCGTTGACAGATGATGTCGGCCGTTTCCATGCGCAGTGGAACCTTGAAAATCCATGTGAAAAAGTAGTGTATGAATCCGAGCTTGAAAATCCGGCGCCATGGGATCTTCCGGGGATTAACCTAACCGGTGAGGACAACTATGTTATACTCGACGCCGAAGGAAAAGGCCATTACGTAGGCTGCGTGCTGAACATTGACAACTTTGACGCCTCCAATCAGGAATTCACCTGGCCTGGTGAAGGTGACGATATGATATTTATCGATGGTGAGGTCTGGCCTCCGTCCTTGCATGGAACGGGGACGGAAGATTATTTCAATGCCGCCTGGGGATTTCCGAGCGGGGAGTATGCCGCTCCCTATCACGGCATTTCACTCGGAAGCGATGTTCAGGAGCATTTCGGCAAATGGAGCTTGTACAGGTTTCATATTGAAGATCCAGTCAGATTCCGGAAGTCTATCAAGGTGACCATCGAACACGGGCATGCGAACGACCAGGGGAATGAATTTTCGAGCGTAGCCTACTGGTATCAGCTGGAGCCGCATAAACCGCTTGATCCTTTGCCGCCGGTGGAGCAAAGATTGCCGCGAAGATGGCCTGAACACGGATTGTGGGATCGATAA
- a CDS encoding carbohydrate ABC transporter permease, whose product MTKSDRRTALLFFSPAAVFMLLFFVYPMFLLIRDSLFDSKSGMQFVGAENYSRALTSDRFYQSLYNTVVFVLGAVTLELVIGLILALLLSTGFKGNHFVRTLFLSPLMIAPLVCGLIWKFMLNDQFGILNSLLYRAGLIDSPQSILWLSDSKYALLSCMLADVWLTTPFMMLILLAGIQGISGSLYEAAHIDGAGRSQRFWHITLPSLRPVIVVAVLIRMIDAARSFDIIWVLTQGGPGFSSSVLSTMIYNTMARYNQTGYSSALAVLFMIALLSVCGFFMMRLWNPNKKAA is encoded by the coding sequence ATGACCAAGAGTGATCGGAGAACAGCCCTGTTGTTTTTCTCTCCGGCTGCCGTTTTCATGCTTCTCTTTTTCGTATATCCGATGTTTCTCTTAATCAGAGACAGCCTGTTTGATTCCAAAAGCGGTATGCAGTTTGTAGGAGCGGAGAATTATAGCAGAGCCCTGACCTCGGACCGTTTCTATCAGTCGTTGTACAACACGGTAGTTTTTGTGCTAGGTGCGGTGACGCTCGAGCTGGTGATCGGACTCATTCTGGCGCTCCTGCTAAGCACAGGTTTCAAAGGCAATCATTTTGTGCGAACGTTGTTTTTAAGTCCGCTCATGATCGCTCCTCTGGTTTGCGGCCTGATTTGGAAGTTTATGCTTAACGATCAATTCGGCATCCTCAATTCCCTTCTTTACCGGGCAGGCTTGATCGATAGTCCTCAGAGCATCCTGTGGCTATCGGACAGTAAATATGCGCTTCTTTCCTGCATGCTGGCGGATGTTTGGCTGACTACGCCGTTTATGATGCTGATTCTGCTCGCGGGCATACAGGGAATATCGGGAAGCTTATACGAAGCCGCCCACATTGACGGTGCAGGCCGAAGTCAACGGTTCTGGCACATTACACTGCCGAGCTTACGGCCGGTCATCGTCGTCGCGGTTCTTATTCGAATGATCGATGCGGCACGCTCGTTCGATATCATATGGGTTTTAACCCAGGGAGGGCCGGGTTTCTCCTCTTCCGTTCTGAGCACAATGATCTATAATACGATGGCGCGCTATAACCAAACCGGATATTCCAGTGCGCTGGCCGTATTGTTTATGATCGCATTATTATCCGTTTGCGGTTTTTTCATGATGCGGTTATGGAATCCGAATAAGAAAGCAGCTTGA
- a CDS encoding spore germination protein: protein MNKLLQYFVRKMNQKPQGGAQEEIKQAETISDSLQQNISKILALSGSSSDFTIRTFQGAGGLPMAIVYINGLIDSAIINDNIIKPIMSDAESDSFTSIKDKIVTVGATNTVNKLDDLISALFGGNTVILAEGWDQGISAGCAKWEHRGIEEPSSQSVIRGPKDGFTENISTNTALLRRRIKSPSLWKIDRKIGRVTQTDVSVMYLKGTADDSVVKEVLQRLDCIDTDSILESGYLEEFIQDKTFTPFPTMINTERPDSAAAAILEGQIVILVDGTPFVLVLPITFFKFFIASEDYYQRFDISTFLRILRFCAFTVSMLLPSLYIAITTFHQEMVPTTLLVSLAAQREGVPFPAFFEALMMEVTFEVLREAGIRMPRAIGAAISIVGALVLGQAAVEAGLVSAAMVIVVAFTAISSFVVPAFNISIAARMIRFVLMLLAATLGLFGIMSGLFFLLIHMTALRSFGVPYLTPIAPFRPSNLKDTLLRVPRWMMITRPRLSSIKNVDRQNANLRPEPSDKEKEK, encoded by the coding sequence ATGAATAAATTACTGCAGTATTTTGTCCGAAAAATGAATCAGAAACCGCAGGGAGGCGCTCAAGAAGAGATCAAACAAGCCGAAACGATTTCAGACAGCCTTCAGCAAAATATAAGCAAGATCTTGGCGTTGTCGGGAAGCAGCTCGGATTTTACCATTCGCACGTTTCAAGGTGCGGGTGGTTTGCCGATGGCTATCGTTTATATCAACGGTCTGATCGATTCCGCGATCATTAACGACAACATAATTAAGCCTATTATGTCAGATGCGGAATCCGATTCTTTTACGTCTATTAAAGACAAGATTGTTACCGTTGGCGCCACAAATACGGTAAATAAGCTCGATGATTTAATTTCGGCTTTATTCGGCGGGAATACCGTTATTCTCGCTGAGGGGTGGGATCAGGGCATTTCCGCAGGCTGTGCCAAATGGGAGCATAGAGGCATTGAAGAGCCTTCGTCCCAATCCGTTATCCGTGGGCCTAAGGACGGGTTTACAGAAAATATAAGCACAAATACAGCGTTACTTCGGCGCAGAATCAAAAGCCCTAGCTTATGGAAAATCGACCGTAAAATCGGACGAGTAACCCAAACTGACGTTAGTGTTATGTATTTAAAAGGGACCGCTGATGATTCAGTGGTGAAAGAAGTGCTTCAGAGACTCGACTGTATTGACACGGACAGCATTCTGGAAAGCGGTTATTTGGAAGAATTTATACAGGACAAAACTTTTACCCCGTTCCCTACCATGATAAACACGGAGCGTCCCGATAGTGCTGCAGCCGCCATCTTGGAAGGGCAGATTGTCATTTTGGTTGACGGAACACCGTTTGTTCTTGTCCTTCCCATCACCTTCTTCAAATTCTTCATTGCCAGCGAAGATTATTACCAAAGGTTTGATATCTCTACCTTTCTGCGAATTCTGCGCTTCTGTGCTTTTACTGTTTCGATGCTTTTGCCTTCTCTTTATATTGCAATCACGACTTTTCATCAGGAAATGGTACCCACGACTCTACTGGTCAGTCTTGCCGCACAAAGGGAAGGGGTTCCTTTTCCCGCATTCTTTGAAGCATTAATGATGGAAGTCACGTTTGAAGTATTAAGGGAAGCGGGGATTCGAATGCCCAGGGCGATTGGTGCTGCGATATCCATCGTTGGAGCGCTTGTTTTGGGACAGGCGGCGGTTGAAGCAGGTCTTGTGTCGGCAGCCATGGTAATCGTAGTAGCCTTTACGGCGATTTCCAGCTTTGTCGTTCCGGCGTTTAATATTTCGATTGCCGCCCGAATGATCCGTTTTGTATTGATGCTTCTTGCCGCAACCTTGGGATTGTTCGGAATTATGTCGGGGCTCTTCTTTCTCTTGATTCATATGACGGCTCTTCGTTCTTTCGGAGTTCCCTACTTGACTCCGATAGCCCCTTTCAGACCAAGTAATTTAAAAGATACCCTTTTACGGGTACCTAGGTGGATGATGATTACCAGACCGCGTCTTTCTTCTATAAAAAATGTTGATCGTCAAAACGCTAATTTGCGTCCTGAACCTTCCGACAAGGAAAAGGAGAAGTAA
- a CDS encoding sugar ABC transporter substrate-binding protein, whose translation MSYRRKMGLAAMLIMLVMTSILAGCAERKENAINTTVKKSDNKEGQFLTVLVEGGSPAFTVVNETAEQFRKKTGYEIRVEAVPYIGVYDKLNAELKAKAGSYDVATIDILWFSTLAQGLAPMDDLMTDEVKNDLFPNLIDGGTVDGKALGMPVWTNSKILLYRKDLFEDPKEKAAFQKEYGYELKPPANWKEYRDAAKFFTRDTDKDGGKDLYGTSVFGMNNGDSVASWLDHAAQAGAGPLVVGEGGKALVNTKPYVEALDFLTKILREDKSAPEGALNMASSETSELFMNGKLSMMLAWGHFFVPSDDPAKSKVAGKVGAAPMIGGESGVGVVPGPWYQVIPSSSKKQAAAKEYVKFIYEHNELFMQALGVAARKSVFRQYGQKSEYAHLSALNSTLSAKQTQNRPVLEYWNEIESEALVPALQSALSGKATPQEALDQAADLINEIQGQ comes from the coding sequence ATGTCTTATCGAAGAAAAATGGGTTTGGCTGCTATGCTCATCATGTTGGTAATGACGTCAATCTTGGCGGGATGTGCGGAGAGAAAAGAAAACGCTATCAATACGACTGTCAAAAAATCGGATAACAAAGAAGGGCAATTTCTAACGGTTCTTGTGGAGGGGGGAAGTCCCGCCTTCACAGTGGTTAATGAAACCGCTGAACAATTCAGAAAAAAGACGGGCTATGAAATCCGGGTGGAAGCCGTTCCTTACATCGGCGTTTATGACAAGTTGAATGCGGAATTGAAGGCGAAAGCGGGTTCTTACGATGTCGCAACCATCGATATATTATGGTTCTCGACACTTGCTCAGGGGCTTGCGCCAATGGACGATCTGATGACGGATGAGGTGAAGAACGACCTGTTTCCGAATTTGATTGACGGCGGGACCGTTGACGGCAAGGCACTGGGCATGCCGGTATGGACGAACTCGAAGATTTTGTTGTACCGCAAAGACCTGTTCGAGGATCCGAAGGAAAAAGCGGCTTTTCAAAAGGAATACGGCTACGAGCTGAAGCCGCCTGCCAATTGGAAAGAATATCGGGATGCCGCGAAATTCTTCACACGCGACACGGATAAAGATGGGGGTAAGGATCTATATGGGACGAGCGTATTCGGTATGAATAACGGCGATTCCGTTGCCAGTTGGCTGGATCATGCGGCGCAAGCCGGGGCTGGACCGCTAGTAGTCGGTGAGGGCGGTAAAGCGCTGGTCAATACGAAACCGTATGTGGAAGCACTGGATTTCTTAACGAAAATACTCAGGGAGGATAAATCGGCCCCCGAGGGCGCGCTCAATATGGCTTCTTCGGAAACGTCCGAGTTGTTCATGAACGGCAAGCTTTCGATGATGCTGGCATGGGGGCATTTCTTCGTCCCATCGGACGATCCGGCCAAATCCAAAGTAGCGGGAAAGGTAGGGGCGGCACCGATGATAGGCGGAGAATCCGGGGTGGGTGTTGTTCCGGGACCTTGGTATCAAGTCATTCCAAGCTCATCAAAGAAACAGGCTGCAGCCAAAGAATACGTTAAGTTCATTTATGAGCATAATGAACTATTTATGCAAGCGCTTGGCGTGGCCGCGCGCAAATCTGTCTTCAGGCAGTATGGACAGAAATCGGAGTACGCTCACCTAAGCGCGCTTAATTCAACCTTATCGGCCAAACAGACGCAGAATCGCCCGGTACTTGAGTATTGGAACGAGATTGAGAGCGAGGCATTGGTTCCGGCCCTGCAGTCTGCCTTATCAGGTAAAGCAACGCCGCAAGAGGCATTGGATCAAGCCGCTGATCTCATAAATGAGATTCAAGGCCAGTAA
- a CDS encoding Ger(x)C family spore germination protein: protein MKRGLIVLLILTLSLLVGGCWNRIELNRLGIISAMAFDMDENNQWILTFQIIIPQSSQGKSGRGGSQSPITVYSTKGKTILEAVQKSELEAPRRPFFSHARVVIISQRVAKYGIDQILDYHLRSNQERENVDVLISNGAAKNVLEVLTPLETIPGEAITNLVSEQLDGQSNLALSKMYELISIVANPTASATLQEIKIAGAHEGQASLKSLQETRSPAAIKVDRVGVFKQDKFTGWLSWKESQGVPWITNRLHRTTVVFSCKGENRIKQLSTFLVDKSDTQLKPRISDGHLFMTVDINVKGNLMETSCDLDLKKSAVLSKLEEYIEEQIKADVEKSFQALKGMKADALGFGDAFHRQYPQAWKKLSKNWGAEFDKVRMDVNVKVTIRRTGMINDSFSKISGKKE from the coding sequence ATGAAGCGAGGGCTAATCGTGCTGTTAATTTTAACCCTTTCATTACTTGTAGGCGGTTGTTGGAACCGGATCGAACTAAACAGATTGGGGATTATTAGCGCAATGGCCTTTGATATGGACGAAAACAATCAATGGATATTAACCTTCCAAATCATCATTCCGCAGTCAAGCCAGGGCAAATCCGGCAGGGGCGGCTCCCAATCGCCGATTACGGTCTATTCAACGAAAGGAAAGACAATATTGGAGGCGGTTCAAAAGAGTGAATTAGAAGCCCCTCGCCGTCCTTTCTTTTCACATGCACGTGTGGTTATCATCAGCCAGCGTGTTGCTAAATATGGGATAGATCAAATATTGGATTACCATTTAAGAAGCAACCAGGAAAGGGAAAATGTGGACGTCCTTATTTCTAACGGAGCTGCAAAGAACGTATTGGAGGTTCTTACGCCATTAGAAACGATTCCCGGAGAAGCGATTACGAACCTGGTAAGTGAACAGTTAGACGGCCAATCCAACTTAGCCCTCTCCAAAATGTATGAATTAATTTCTATAGTAGCCAATCCTACCGCAAGCGCCACTTTGCAGGAGATCAAAATTGCGGGTGCACACGAGGGACAAGCTTCTTTAAAATCACTTCAGGAGACTCGCAGCCCTGCGGCAATCAAAGTGGATAGGGTCGGGGTATTTAAGCAGGATAAATTTACGGGTTGGTTAAGCTGGAAGGAAAGTCAGGGCGTACCCTGGATAACGAATCGCTTACATAGAACGACCGTAGTGTTTTCCTGTAAGGGGGAGAATCGGATCAAACAGCTGTCCACCTTCCTGGTTGATAAATCCGACACACAATTAAAACCGAGAATTTCGGACGGTCATTTGTTCATGACCGTAGATATCAATGTCAAAGGAAACTTGATGGAAACATCATGCGACCTGGACCTGAAAAAGTCTGCCGTCTTGAGTAAACTGGAGGAGTATATCGAGGAACAAATAAAAGCCGATGTGGAAAAATCGTTTCAAGCATTGAAAGGGATGAAGGCGGACGCACTGGGCTTCGGGGACGCTTTCCACAGGCAATATCCGCAAGCCTGGAAAAAATTAAGCAAGAACTGGGGAGCTGAGTTCGACAAGGTTAGGATGGACGTTAACGTCAAGGTAACGATCCGGCGAACCGGAATGATTAATGACTCCTTCTCCAAGATATCCGGTAAAAAGGAATGA
- a CDS encoding AraC family transcriptional regulator produces the protein MIEQLSPYIRVAMDSSIPFRWKLKERVLFDYELLYVKEGRIRVTIEGQSYEGKAGDLFLFRPKQRHSIEKIGTETVRQPHLHFDLFYQEDSPDVKVSFKPLEEISEEEMKWFREDALDLFSVPLASHLRLRNPVIIENMLFDIIKETQMKLPFYEMNIKGMFIQLFIHLLRENYWNQNPHLLTNMDELVKLRNYLKHHIDQKVTLEELVDISGISKFYLIHLFKKTFGMSPIQYHQLLRIEKAKEMIQFTTEPLTVIAEKFGYPDIQSFSKAFKKTDGVTPSFYRKRSSISP, from the coding sequence TTGATTGAGCAGCTCTCTCCCTACATTCGGGTAGCGATGGACAGCAGCATTCCGTTCCGATGGAAACTGAAAGAGCGGGTATTATTCGATTACGAGCTTCTCTATGTGAAAGAAGGCAGGATCAGGGTAACCATCGAAGGTCAAAGCTATGAAGGGAAAGCGGGGGATTTGTTTCTTTTTCGGCCGAAACAGAGACATTCCATTGAGAAAATCGGAACGGAAACAGTGCGTCAGCCCCATTTGCATTTCGATTTGTTTTACCAGGAAGACAGCCCGGACGTGAAGGTTTCTTTCAAACCGCTTGAGGAAATTTCAGAGGAAGAGATGAAGTGGTTCCGCGAGGATGCTTTGGACCTTTTTTCCGTACCGCTGGCGAGCCATCTAAGGCTTCGTAATCCCGTCATCATCGAGAACATGCTGTTTGACATTATTAAAGAAACCCAGATGAAGCTGCCTTTCTACGAGATGAATATCAAAGGTATGTTCATTCAGCTATTTATTCATCTTCTGCGCGAGAATTATTGGAACCAGAATCCTCATCTGCTTACCAATATGGATGAACTGGTCAAGCTTCGTAACTATCTGAAACATCATATCGATCAAAAAGTGACGCTGGAAGAATTGGTTGACATCTCGGGAATCAGCAAATTTTATTTGATCCATTTGTTCAAGAAAACGTTCGGCATGAGCCCGATTCAATACCACCAGCTCCTTCGGATCGAGAAAGCGAAGGAGATGATCCAGTTCACTACGGAACCATTGACGGTAATTGCAGAAAAATTCGGATACCCAGATATCCAGTCGTTCAGTAAAGCTTTCAAGAAAACAGATGGTGTAACCCCTTCTTTCTATCGTAAGCGTTCCTCAATATCCCCCTAG
- a CDS encoding glycoside hydrolase family 68 protein has translation MIRKNKKALSVLALAASIAVTGFAAPHSHAESGEQTVNWTREQVSKIELNEDNTLPYTDISKLDKMAPGYHIWDTWPLMDRDGNTASVKGWKVIFALSAPNDVLPGKVHDIATIRYFYSKNGKDWTLGGELFPKGTALGQRQWAGSAMLDGDKIHAFYTATGPEGQPQLTYEQRIAAATGTMVADKDGVRFENWDKHRIILLPDGKYYQTVEQAKQGEGGGYAFRDPMWFKDPQTGKEYLLFEGNSGGTASQRQFKPEYAGSAEYLQQHPVPSGAVHANGNIGIAEVVGGDLNNIKLLPPLVEANYVNEELERPHVVVKDKKYYLFTDSHINKYAEGLGGPEGMYGFVSDTLIGGYKPLNGSGLVLANPSDNPYQAYSWLVTPELNVVGFAHFGDLGSMSIGDVGNQSPEFQFSHFGGTLAPTVKLSIDGDRTKIERILPQGWIK, from the coding sequence ATGATCCGAAAAAACAAAAAAGCATTATCCGTGCTCGCTTTGGCGGCAAGCATTGCTGTAACAGGCTTTGCTGCTCCACATTCGCATGCTGAAAGCGGGGAGCAAACCGTCAACTGGACACGTGAACAGGTATCGAAAATCGAATTGAATGAAGACAACACCCTGCCATATACCGACATCAGCAAGCTGGACAAAATGGCGCCGGGCTATCACATTTGGGATACGTGGCCGCTTATGGACCGTGACGGGAACACTGCGTCGGTTAAAGGCTGGAAAGTGATCTTCGCGCTTTCCGCTCCGAACGACGTGCTGCCGGGTAAAGTACACGATATCGCGACAATCCGTTACTTCTATTCGAAAAACGGCAAGGACTGGACATTGGGCGGGGAACTGTTCCCGAAAGGAACCGCCCTCGGCCAACGCCAATGGGCCGGCTCCGCCATGCTCGACGGCGACAAAATTCACGCCTTTTACACTGCGACCGGCCCCGAAGGCCAGCCTCAGCTGACTTATGAGCAGCGCATCGCTGCAGCCACTGGAACTATGGTTGCTGATAAAGACGGCGTTCGCTTCGAAAATTGGGATAAGCACCGCATTATTTTGCTGCCTGATGGGAAATACTACCAGACGGTAGAGCAAGCAAAGCAAGGCGAAGGCGGAGGTTACGCATTCCGCGATCCAATGTGGTTCAAAGATCCGCAAACGGGTAAAGAATACCTGCTGTTCGAAGGCAATTCCGGCGGGACCGCTTCGCAGCGGCAGTTCAAGCCTGAATATGCCGGAAGCGCCGAATACCTGCAGCAGCACCCTGTGCCGTCCGGTGCAGTACACGCCAACGGCAATATTGGCATCGCCGAAGTGGTGGGCGGCGATCTGAACAACATCAAGCTCCTTCCGCCGCTCGTTGAGGCGAACTATGTGAATGAAGAGCTTGAGCGCCCGCATGTGGTTGTTAAAGACAAGAAATACTATCTGTTCACCGACAGCCACATTAACAAATACGCTGAGGGTCTTGGGGGACCGGAAGGAATGTACGGTTTCGTTTCCGACACGCTGATCGGCGGATATAAACCGCTCAACGGAAGCGGGCTGGTTCTGGCCAACCCTTCGGATAATCCGTACCAAGCATATTCCTGGCTGGTGACGCCGGAACTGAATGTTGTCGGATTCGCGCATTTCGGCGATCTGGGCAGCATGTCGATCGGCGATGTAGGCAACCAGTCTCCGGAATTCCAGTTCAGTCACTTCGGCGGCACTTTGGCTCCGACGGTGAAGCTGTCGATCGATGGCGACCGCACGAAGATCGAGAGAATACTGCCTCAAGGCTGGATCAAGTAA